The Papaver somniferum cultivar HN1 unplaced genomic scaffold, ASM357369v1 unplaced-scaffold_107, whole genome shotgun sequence genome includes a region encoding these proteins:
- the LOC113327949 gene encoding putative F-box/FBD/LRR-repeat protein At1g78760 yields the protein MVKSRKLSASFGDEEKIVDRISMLPDELIHDIMSFIDTKYAVQTCVLSKRWIDVWKSLPFLNFDIHGYRSIFKVKQSERVEDFINNAIILRDNYNIQWFRLRWFYYTINNGVRKSLSRWIDVSVEHNVQEVTLELRQRSSCTYEIPPRLLNCISLKRLELIVNKCVHINLPESMSLPQLLFMHLEGLSVYGEESTKRLLSGCPLLETLNIVDCDIIIDDKRSLSLESPSLKQFAHTNHEQHNIYRGHHLKHKIIKLSAPNLISFTCKSFLTQDYDLQNCSGQISDANLNILYNNEFEKKQLSDHEKEVYVIRIMELLVAVRKVKRLELSSGFLEVLWRAADSINCQFPWLCNLQSLRVESRFTRGSLRSIAYLLTISPNVKSIKLEPNKSYSPDVGDDWEEGFSLPGMLSHLNIVRIENVDGCDAEFKILSFLLKNAKVLKEVALYPACSSVKSPSRLRKQFKNKLRALPRASSDIKMRWGETGSTFRI from the exons ATGGTAAAATCTAGAAAGTTGTCAGCTTCTTTTGGTGATGAAGAAAAAATAGTAGATAGAATTAGTATGTTACCAGATGAACTGATTCATGACATCATGTCATTCATTGATACAAAGTATGCTGTCCAAACTTGTGTTTTATCGAAAAGATGGATTGATGTTTGGAAGTCCCTACCTTTTCTGAACTTCGATATACATGGTTACAGAAGTATATTTAAAGTTAAACAGTCAGAGAGGGTGGAAGATTTTATAAATAACGCAATCATACTCCGCGACAACTATAACATTCAATGGTTTAGGTTGAGATGGTTTTACTATACTATTAATAATGGTGTAAGAAAAAGTCTTTCTAGATGGATTGATGTTTCCGTTGAGCATAACGTTCAAGAAGTAACTTTAGAACTCCGTCAACGATCTAGTTGTACATATGAGATTCCTCCAAGACTACTTAATTGTATATCATTGAAAAGATTGGAACTGATAGTAAATAAATGTGTGCATATTAATCTTCCTGAATCAATGAGCTTACCACAGCTTCTGTTTATGCATCTGGAAGGACTTTCTGTATACGGCGAAGAATCTACTAAGAGGCTCTTGTCAGGCTGCCCGCTTCTTGAAACGTTGAATATAGTTGATTGTGACATAATAATTGATGATAAACGGAGTCTCAGTCTCGAGTCGCCTAGCCTTAAGCAGTTTGCACACACTAATCATGAGCAGCATAATATTTATAGGGGACATCATCTTAAGCATAAAATTATAAAGTTATCTGCTCCAAATCTCATCAGCTTTACCTGTAAATCTTTCTTGACACAAGACTATGATCTTCAAAACTGTTCTGGTCAGATATCTGATGCGAACCTTAACATATTATATAACAATGAGTTTGAAAAGAAACAACTCTCCGATCATGAAAAAGAAGTGTATGTTATACGTATAATGGAACTTCTCGTAGCAGTTCGTAAGGTGAAACGACTCGAATTATCATCTGGATTCCTCGag GTTCTCTGGAGAGCTGCGGATTCGATAAACTGTCAATTCCCTTGGTTATGTAATCTTCAATCTTTGAGGGTTGAatcaaggtttacaagaggtagcTTGCGCTCGATAGCATACTTACTCACGATCTCTCCGAACGTTAAGAGTATTAAACTTGAACCAAACAAG TCGTATTCACCAGACGTTGGAGATGATTGGGAAGAAGGATTCTCATTGCCAGGCATGTTGTCTCATCTTAACATTGTCCGTATTGAAAATGTTGATGGCTGTGATGCTGAATTCAAAATTCTCAGTTTTTTATTGAAAAATGCGAAGGTTTTGAAGGAAGTTGCTTTGTACCCTGCTTGTTCTTCTGTTAAATCTCCTAgtagattgagaaaacaatttaAAAATAAGCTAAGAGCACTGCCAAGAGCTTCTTCGGACATCAAAATGAGGTGGGGAGAAACAGGAAGTACCTTCCGTATATAG